The proteins below come from a single Streptococcus porcinus genomic window:
- a CDS encoding FtsW/RodA/SpoVE family cell cycle protein, translating to MAYHNRSLDHKIDYGIITPVFCLLLIGLLAVYVATYHDYPKNLTKVMVQQFLWIGFGSLFAFVLMFFSTRFLWKLTPFLYALGLVLMILPLFFNSPQLVAATGARNWITIGSVTLFQPSEFMKISYILVLARLTVWFKGKEERLTFKDDWKLLGLYLLLTLPVMVLLGLQKDLGTAMVFLAILIGVVLISGISWWLILPIAFGILSSIVTFFLVFILPQGKDFFFKMGMDAYQINRISAFLTPFKYSETIAYQQTQSMISIGSGGIFGKGFNHLDLPIPVRESDMIFTVIAENFGFIGSAILLMLYLLLIYRMLKVTFESNNLFYTYISTGFIMMILFHIFENIGAAIGILPLTGIPLPFISQGGSALISNLIGVGLILSMNYQHVLAGEIESEQQLRRSYRYDY from the coding sequence ATGGCATATCATAATAGAAGCCTTGATCATAAAATTGACTATGGCATTATCACTCCCGTTTTTTGTTTACTATTGATTGGTCTTCTGGCTGTTTATGTGGCAACCTATCATGATTATCCTAAAAATTTGACTAAAGTTATGGTTCAGCAGTTCTTATGGATAGGTTTTGGGTCCTTATTTGCCTTTGTTCTCATGTTTTTTAGTACCAGGTTTTTATGGAAGCTGACGCCTTTTCTTTATGCTTTAGGGCTTGTTTTGATGATTTTACCTCTATTTTTTAATAGCCCACAGCTAGTCGCTGCTACTGGCGCTAGGAATTGGATTACTATTGGCTCTGTAACTCTTTTTCAACCGTCAGAATTTATGAAAATTTCTTATATTCTAGTTTTGGCTCGTCTAACCGTATGGTTTAAGGGGAAAGAAGAAAGATTAACCTTTAAGGACGATTGGAAACTTCTAGGCTTGTATCTTTTATTAACTCTACCTGTGATGGTTCTCTTGGGTTTACAAAAAGACTTAGGGACAGCTATGGTTTTTCTGGCTATCTTGATTGGAGTCGTGTTAATCTCTGGTATTTCTTGGTGGCTTATTTTACCGATTGCTTTTGGCATTTTATCATCCATTGTAACTTTTTTTCTAGTTTTCATCCTCCCTCAAGGCAAGGACTTTTTCTTTAAGATGGGAATGGATGCTTATCAAATCAACCGGATTTCAGCTTTCTTAACGCCATTTAAGTATTCTGAAACTATTGCTTACCAGCAAACACAAAGCATGATTTCCATAGGAAGTGGAGGAATTTTTGGAAAGGGTTTTAATCACTTAGATTTACCAATTCCTGTGAGAGAAAGTGATATGATTTTCACTGTAATTGCTGAAAATTTTGGCTTTATTGGATCTGCAATTTTGTTAATGCTCTACCTCCTTTTAATATATAGAATGTTAAAAGTTACATTCGAATCTAACAATCTTTTCTACACCTATATTTCAACCGGCTTTATCATGATGATTCTCTTTCATATTTTTGAAAATATAGGCGCTGCTATCGGAATTTTACCACTGACAGGAATTCCCTTGCCCTTTATTTCACAAGGTGGCTCTGCTTTAATTTCCAATCTCATTGGTGTTGGTTTGATTCTGTCTATGAATTATCAACATGTGTTAGCGGGTGAAATTGAAAGCGAACAACAATTAAGAAGAAGTTATCGTTACGACTACTAA
- the ezrA gene encoding septation ring formation regulator EzrA, whose amino-acid sequence MSSGIILLIVAIVLLVIIAYLIGVIIRKRNESLISSLEDRKVELFGLPVNDEIEEVKSLHLIGQSQTSFREWNQKWVDLTLNSFADIENHLFEAEKLNDAFNFIRAKHEINNVESQLNLVEEDIQSIREALDILKEQEEKNSARVTHALDLYENLQKWILEHDDNFGATKPEIDKQMKNIETEFSQFVTLNSSGDPVEASEVLDRAEEHTIALGQITEQIPAIVEKLETHFPDQLDDLESGYRRLLEENYHFAETNIEARFQEIREAIRTNSSDLANLDLDSARENNNHIQERIDSLYDLFEREIKAHKQVARDSKIIPSYLAHAKENNQKLTDEMARLSRKYIITENQTLNVKAFEKDIKDVEENTLELAKDISNQEVPYSELQVLFDKYLKKLGAVETGQIEVFDSIKDIEAIEVKARKDADKFVAQLHMIKRFIEKRNLPGIPQDYLNVFFTTSTQLEALMDELSKGKIDIEAIVRLSDISSASIANLEDYTYQVVGNATLTEQLLQYSNRYRSFEAGVQSSFEVAMHLFEVEHDYQASFDEISYALETVEPGVTGRFVNSYERTKERIRF is encoded by the coding sequence ATGTCAAGCGGAATTATTTTGCTCATTGTAGCTATAGTCCTACTTGTGATTATTGCCTATTTAATAGGAGTCATTATTAGAAAACGTAATGAGTCATTGATTAGTAGTCTAGAAGATAGAAAAGTAGAACTATTTGGCTTACCTGTAAATGATGAAATTGAGGAAGTCAAATCCTTACATTTGATTGGTCAAAGTCAAACATCTTTTAGAGAATGGAACCAAAAATGGGTTGATTTAACCCTCAATTCTTTTGCTGATATTGAAAATCATTTGTTTGAGGCTGAGAAATTGAATGACGCTTTCAATTTTATTCGTGCCAAACATGAGATTAACAATGTCGAAAGTCAGTTGAACTTAGTGGAAGAAGATATTCAGTCTATCCGCGAAGCTTTAGATATCCTAAAAGAACAAGAAGAAAAAAATAGCGCTCGTGTGACGCATGCTTTAGATTTATATGAAAACCTTCAAAAATGGATCTTAGAGCATGATGATAATTTTGGCGCAACTAAGCCTGAAATTGACAAACAAATGAAGAATATTGAGACTGAATTTTCACAGTTTGTCACTTTAAATTCTTCTGGAGACCCAGTTGAGGCTTCTGAAGTGCTTGATCGAGCTGAAGAGCACACGATTGCGCTTGGTCAGATTACAGAACAAATTCCAGCAATTGTTGAAAAACTTGAAACACATTTTCCAGACCAATTAGATGATCTTGAGTCAGGTTACCGTCGTCTATTAGAAGAAAATTATCATTTTGCTGAGACTAATATTGAGGCACGTTTTCAGGAAATTAGAGAAGCTATTCGGACAAACTCTTCTGATTTAGCCAATCTTGATTTAGACAGTGCTAGGGAAAATAATAATCATATACAAGAACGTATCGATTCATTGTATGATTTGTTTGAACGTGAAATAAAGGCTCATAAACAGGTCGCAAGAGACAGTAAGATTATTCCTTCCTACTTAGCACATGCTAAGGAAAATAATCAAAAACTTACTGATGAAATGGCACGTTTATCACGTAAGTATATCATTACTGAAAACCAAACTTTAAATGTAAAAGCTTTTGAAAAGGATATCAAAGATGTTGAAGAAAATACTCTTGAACTAGCAAAAGATATCTCGAATCAAGAAGTTCCTTATTCGGAATTGCAAGTTCTTTTTGATAAATACTTGAAAAAACTTGGAGCTGTGGAAACAGGCCAAATTGAAGTCTTTGATTCTATTAAGGATATTGAAGCCATTGAAGTAAAAGCGCGCAAAGACGCTGATAAGTTTGTGGCGCAACTTCATATGATCAAGCGTTTTATCGAAAAACGTAATTTACCTGGGATTCCTCAAGATTATCTCAATGTTTTCTTTACAACATCAACGCAACTCGAAGCTTTAATGGACGAACTAAGTAAAGGTAAGATAGATATCGAGGCTATCGTGCGTTTATCTGATATTTCAAGTGCTTCAATCGCAAACTTAGAAGATTATACTTACCAAGTTGTCGGAAATGCTACCTTAACAGAACAATTATTACAGTATTCTAATCGTTATCGTAGTTTTGAAGCTGGAGTGCAATCTTCCTTTGAAGTAGCTATGCATTTGTTTGAGGTTGAACATGATTATCAAGCCTCATTTGATGAAATTTCTTATGCATTAGAAACAGTTGAACCCGGTGTTACCGGCAGATTTGTGAATTCTTATGAACGAACAAAAGAACGGATTCGATTTTAA
- a CDS encoding phage holin — protein MEELQQTVVTASMTIITIVIGILVKYVKEYLLKKGGEKSVKIAEIVAKNAVEAVEQIAYDKDIKGIDKLTEAKISMQNELSKHNIYLSNQDMEMFIEAAVKRMNDNWKGQ, from the coding sequence ATGGAAGAATTACAACAAACAGTCGTTACCGCATCAATGACAATTATTACTATTGTTATTGGTATTTTAGTTAAATATGTTAAAGAGTACTTGCTCAAAAAGGGTGGGGAAAAGTCTGTTAAAATCGCCGAAATCGTCGCAAAAAACGCAGTCGAAGCTGTAGAACAGATTGCATACGACAAAGATATCAAAGGTATAGACAAGCTCACAGAAGCTAAAATCAGCATGCAAAATGAATTATCTAAGCATAATATTTATTTAAGCAATCAAGACATGGAAATGTTTATTGAAGCAGCTGTGAAAAGGATGAACGACAATTGGAAAGGTCAATAA
- the gyrB gene encoding DNA topoisomerase (ATP-hydrolyzing) subunit B — translation MIEENKPLEDNVQEYDASQIQVLEGLEAVRMRPGMYIGSTSSEGLHHLVWEIVDNSIDEALAGFASHIEVFIEEDNSITVIDDGRGIPVDIQAKTGRPAVETVFTVLHAGGKFGGGGYKVSGGLHGVGSSVVNALSTQLDVRVYKNGQIHYQEFKRGVVVDDLKIIGETELTGTTVHFTPDPEIFTETVIFNFDKLAKRIQELAFLNRGLRISISDKRSGIQQEKDFHYEGGIGSYVEYLNEKKDVIIETPIYTDGEMDGIAVEVAMQYTTGYHENVMSFANNIHTHEGGTHEQGFRTALTRVINDYAKKNKILKENDDNLTGEDVREGLTAVISVKHPNPQFEGQTKTKLGNSEVVKITNRLFSEAFHRFLLENPQIARKIVEKGILASKARIAAKRAREVTRKKSGLEISNLPGKLADCSSNDASQNELFIVEGDSAGGSAKSGRNREFQAILPIRGKILNVEKATMDKILANEEIRSLFTAMGTGFGADFDVSKARYQKLVIMTDADVDGAHIRMLLLTLIYRFMRPVLEAGYVYIAQPPIYGVKVGNEIKEYIQPGVNQETQLQDALEKFSNGRSKPSVQRYKGLGEMDDHQLWETTMDPENRLMAKVTVDDAAEADRVFDMLMGDRVEPRREFIEENAVYSTLDI, via the coding sequence ATGATTGAAGAAAACAAACCGTTAGAAGACAATGTACAAGAGTATGACGCCAGCCAAATTCAAGTTTTAGAAGGATTAGAAGCTGTTCGCATGCGTCCAGGAATGTATATTGGATCAACTTCATCTGAAGGCTTGCATCACCTGGTTTGGGAGATTGTCGATAATTCTATTGATGAGGCCTTGGCTGGGTTTGCTAGCCATATCGAGGTTTTTATCGAGGAAGATAACTCCATCACTGTTATTGACGATGGTCGTGGGATTCCCGTAGATATTCAAGCTAAGACTGGAAGACCAGCGGTTGAGACAGTATTTACTGTTTTACACGCCGGTGGTAAATTTGGCGGAGGTGGTTATAAAGTCTCTGGTGGTTTGCACGGTGTTGGCTCATCAGTTGTTAATGCTTTATCAACCCAATTAGATGTCAGAGTCTACAAAAATGGTCAAATTCATTATCAAGAATTTAAACGCGGAGTTGTTGTTGATGACTTGAAGATTATTGGAGAAACTGAATTAACAGGGACTACGGTCCATTTTACACCTGATCCAGAAATTTTTACAGAAACGGTTATTTTTAACTTTGATAAACTTGCTAAGAGAATACAAGAACTTGCTTTCTTGAATCGTGGTTTAAGAATATCAATCTCAGATAAACGCTCAGGTATACAACAAGAAAAGGATTTTCACTATGAAGGTGGTATTGGTTCTTATGTTGAATACCTCAATGAAAAAAAAGATGTTATTATTGAAACTCCCATTTACACAGATGGGGAGATGGACGGAATTGCTGTAGAAGTTGCAATGCAGTATACTACTGGTTACCATGAAAACGTCATGAGTTTTGCTAATAATATTCATACCCATGAAGGCGGAACCCATGAGCAGGGTTTCCGAACTGCTTTAACTAGAGTAATCAATGATTATGCTAAAAAGAATAAGATTCTAAAAGAAAATGATGATAATCTGACTGGTGAAGATGTGCGCGAGGGCTTAACTGCAGTAATCTCTGTCAAACACCCAAACCCCCAGTTTGAAGGTCAAACAAAAACAAAATTGGGGAATTCTGAGGTTGTCAAAATTACAAACCGTTTGTTTAGTGAAGCCTTTCATCGTTTCTTATTAGAAAACCCCCAAATTGCTAGGAAAATTGTTGAAAAAGGTATTCTAGCCTCTAAGGCAAGGATAGCAGCAAAACGTGCGCGTGAAGTAACGCGTAAAAAATCAGGTCTAGAAATTTCAAATTTACCAGGAAAACTTGCGGACTGTTCCTCTAACGATGCCAGTCAAAATGAGCTTTTTATAGTCGAAGGAGACTCTGCTGGAGGTTCTGCTAAATCTGGACGAAATCGGGAATTTCAAGCAATTTTACCTATTCGTGGTAAGATATTAAATGTTGAAAAAGCGACGATGGATAAAATCTTGGCTAATGAAGAAATTAGAAGTTTGTTTACGGCTATGGGAACGGGCTTTGGAGCTGATTTTGATGTAAGTAAAGCAAGGTATCAAAAATTAGTTATCATGACAGATGCTGATGTTGATGGAGCCCATATTAGAATGCTACTCTTAACCTTGATTTATCGCTTTATGCGTCCAGTTCTTGAGGCGGGCTATGTTTATATCGCTCAGCCACCAATCTATGGTGTCAAAGTCGGCAATGAAATAAAAGAATATATTCAGCCAGGTGTCAACCAAGAAACACAATTACAAGATGCTTTAGAAAAATTTAGTAACGGCCGATCAAAACCTTCAGTTCAACGTTATAAAGGTTTAGGAGAAATGGATGATCACCAATTATGGGAAACGACCATGGATCCTGAGAATCGTTTAATGGCAAAAGTAACAGTTGACGATGCTGCTGAAGCTGATCGAGTTTTTGATATGTTAATGGGTGACCGTGTTGAGCCACGACGTGAATTTATTGAAGAAAATGCAGTCTATAGTACGCTTGATATTTAG
- a CDS encoding DUF1366 domain-containing protein, with protein sequence MKQWTVVGKPFGIYEDGVLVKTDVRLQADDGTYLPQILTGNHTEKENQELIKLVLDTFAKENVVNFAILESVKDIEQLKVDKESVTKKLTEVDTAMEKMAKATIDMQAKVDKAVVELTELVTTTLASSVGTI encoded by the coding sequence ATGAAGCAATGGACAGTTGTTGGAAAACCTTTTGGCATTTATGAGGATGGCGTACTCGTAAAAACCGACGTCCGATTACAAGCTGATGATGGAACATATCTGCCACAAATTTTAACAGGAAATCACACAGAAAAAGAGAATCAGGAGCTTATCAAACTAGTACTTGATACGTTTGCAAAAGAAAATGTTGTCAACTTTGCCATTTTAGAGTCAGTTAAAGATATCGAACAACTTAAAGTCGATAAAGAATCAGTAACAAAAAAACTGACAGAAGTAGATACAGCAATGGAAAAAATGGCTAAAGCTACTATAGATATGCAAGCAAAAGTTGATAAAGCAGTCGTCGAATTGACAGAGCTAGTGACGACAACGCTAGCATCGTCTGTAGGTACAATTTGA
- a CDS encoding glucosaminidase domain-containing protein, producing MSFLDDIKNGCLKGWEQYKILPSLTAAQAILESGWGKHAPHNALFGIKADASWTGKSFNSKTQEEYQSGVMTDIVDSFRAYDSWTDSIVDHGKFLNDNPRYQAVIGETDYKKACHAIKDAGYATASGYAELLIQLIEENDLQKWDEEVHKNNKEVTMTTADEIVKYCIDLANSGMGVDKDGMYGTQCADLPCFIAKNWFGVDLWGNALDLLNSASGTGWEVHYMPTDANPKAGAVFVMTVSAHPYGHTGVVIADSDGYAMRTVEQNIDGNADALEVGAPARFNIRDFTGVVGWFYPPYAKNSQPQAQKTLQSKTTDGVELIPENGTFTVEADVINVRRAPNLNGEVVATYKRGQSVTYDSKGSANGYRWISYIGGSGKRNYMAIGQTDEEGNRISLWGSLK from the coding sequence ATGTCATTTTTAGATGATATAAAAAATGGCTGTCTAAAAGGGTGGGAGCAATACAAAATTCTCCCCTCTTTAACAGCTGCACAAGCAATATTAGAGAGCGGGTGGGGTAAACATGCACCACATAACGCTCTGTTTGGGATTAAGGCAGACGCAAGCTGGACTGGTAAGTCGTTTAACTCCAAAACTCAGGAGGAGTATCAGTCAGGGGTTATGACTGATATAGTAGATAGTTTTAGAGCTTACGACAGTTGGACTGATAGCATTGTCGACCACGGTAAATTTTTAAACGATAATCCACGATATCAAGCAGTTATCGGTGAGACTGATTATAAAAAAGCTTGTCATGCCATAAAAGATGCGGGTTATGCGACTGCAAGTGGCTATGCAGAACTGCTTATACAGCTGATTGAGGAAAACGACTTACAAAAATGGGATGAGGAAGTCCATAAAAATAATAAGGAGGTAACAATGACAACAGCGGACGAAATTGTAAAATACTGTATCGATCTTGCAAATTCTGGTATGGGTGTTGATAAAGATGGCATGTATGGCACGCAGTGCGCAGATTTGCCTTGTTTTATCGCAAAAAATTGGTTTGGCGTAGATTTGTGGGGTAATGCTCTTGACCTATTAAATTCGGCTTCAGGGACTGGCTGGGAAGTGCATTATATGCCAACAGATGCAAATCCAAAAGCAGGAGCCGTTTTTGTAATGACTGTTTCTGCTCATCCATACGGGCACACAGGAGTTGTTATTGCCGACAGCGATGGTTATGCTATGCGTACTGTAGAGCAAAACATCGATGGGAATGCAGATGCTTTGGAAGTAGGAGCGCCAGCACGTTTCAATATTCGTGATTTTACTGGTGTCGTTGGCTGGTTCTACCCGCCTTATGCAAAAAACTCTCAACCGCAAGCACAAAAAACTTTACAATCTAAAACAACTGATGGGGTTGAGCTAATTCCAGAAAACGGAACTTTTACAGTAGAAGCAGATGTAATCAACGTTCGTCGAGCACCTAATTTAAATGGAGAAGTGGTCGCAACTTATAAAAGAGGTCAATCTGTAACTTACGATAGCAAAGGTTCAGCAAACGGTTATCGATGGATAAGCTATATCGGCGGTTCTGGCAAGCGAAATTATATGGCCATTGGTCAGACTGATGAAGAAGGGAATCGTATCAGTCTTTGGGGGAGTTTAAAATAA
- a CDS encoding DUF7365 family protein, whose protein sequence is MTTDIIFGVVSFGVGIMTIYNMFNSKSIKQATDITLLKSEVEHLKVDARQLNRRMETVEQQNQTLQVLSEQIKNLTSDINEIKSTLKGV, encoded by the coding sequence ATGACAACAGATATCATTTTCGGTGTTGTCAGCTTTGGTGTCGGAATCATGACTATTTATAATATGTTTAACAGTAAGTCAATTAAACAAGCTACTGATATCACTTTGCTTAAATCAGAGGTTGAACATTTAAAAGTAGATGCTAGACAATTAAATCGACGCATGGAGACCGTAGAACAACAAAACCAAACACTACAAGTATTGTCAGAGCAAATCAAGAACTTGACATCTGACATAAATGAAATCAAATCGACATTAAAAGGAGTATAG
- a CDS encoding HAD-IA family hydrolase, with protein MNYEDYIWDLGGTLLDNYETSTQAFVETLATYHLSGSHKAVYAKLKESTEAAVNYFAPFESQFLNDYKLNEAMALSNPIWRAGAKEILKKIVEDGKRNFLVSHRDNQVLHLLEKAHLKQYFTEVVTANNGFARKPNPESILYLKEKYHIHNALVIGDRPIDCQAGQAANFDTLLVDENKSLLEIVN; from the coding sequence ATGAATTACGAAGATTACATTTGGGACTTAGGTGGCACTCTTTTAGATAATTATGAGACTTCTACCCAAGCATTCGTGGAAACTTTGGCTACTTATCATCTTTCTGGGAGCCATAAAGCTGTTTATGCCAAATTAAAAGAGTCGACAGAAGCTGCAGTTAACTACTTTGCACCTTTTGAGAGCCAGTTTCTTAATGATTATAAACTAAATGAAGCAATGGCTTTGTCCAATCCTATTTGGCGTGCTGGAGCTAAAGAAATACTCAAAAAGATAGTGGAAGATGGGAAACGTAATTTTTTAGTCTCTCATCGTGATAATCAAGTGTTACATCTCTTGGAAAAAGCTCATTTGAAGCAATATTTTACTGAGGTTGTGACCGCAAACAATGGTTTTGCACGTAAGCCCAACCCCGAAAGTATTCTCTACTTAAAAGAAAAATACCATATTCACAATGCTTTGGTCATTGGAGATCGTCCCATTGATTGCCAAGCAGGACAAGCCGCAAATTTTGATACTTTGCTTGTTGATGAAAATAAGTCATTATTGGAGATAGTAAATTAA